The Obesumbacterium proteus DNA window GCATGCTGGGTGAGAAAAACGCGATGGAACGTATTTGCCGTATCCGTCAGTTAGACAGCAATCATAACTTCACCTTAGTGTGTCGCGATCTGTCTGAAATCTCGACCTATGCGTTTGTCGATAACACCGCATTTCGTCTTATCAAGAATAATACGCCGGGCAACTACACGTTTATTCTGAAGGCCACGAAAGAAGTGCCGCGTCGCTTGATGAGCGAAAAGCGTAAGACGATTGGTTTGCGCGTGCCGTCAAATCCGATCGCGCTGGACCTGCTGGCCGCACTGGGCGAGCCGTTAATGTCGACCACGCTGATGCTGCCAGGCAATGACTTTGCTGAATCCGATCCGGAAGAGATCCAAGATTCACTGGGTAAAGTGGTGGACTTGGTTATCCACGGTGGTTTCTTAGGTCAACAGCCAACCACGGTGATTGATCTGACCGAGGATTCGCCGGAAGTTGTGCGCGTTGGTGCGGGCGATCCAAAGCCATTTATGTAATACCCACAGGGATAAAATCCCTGTTGATTCCACACGCGTAAATTTGAATTCAAAAAGGAAAAAGTATGTCTCAGATGCTGACTGAGAGTGAAGAACTGGCGTCCGATCTGGTTGCCTGCCAACTGGTGATTAAGCAGATTTTAGACGTTATTGACGTGATTGCGCCTACCGAAGTGCGTGAAAAAATGGCCAGCCAGCTGAAGAGCATCGATTTTGACAAGGCCAGCATTGATCCTGTGACTAAGCGCGGCGTGCAAAAAGCGATAGCGCTGATTGAGTTGAAGTTTGCTCAGCAGGAGCAGGCACACTAAGTTTGACGGAAGACCGAGTATATAGCTCTCCACGTTCTTTTATGTTAGAGCAGTGAAGGGTTTCGAACGCCTATGAGCGCATGTGTTTCCATGAAACCGCTGGCGTAGGCGCCCGAGTGAGGCGGCTCAAGCAACGCCGCCTTGTATATAGAATCTTTTATGTGAGGGCGGTGAAAGATTTCGTCCGCCCGTGAGCATTTGCGTTTCTATGAGACGGTTGGCGTAGGCGTCCGATGAGAGTCCCGTTGCGCGGGGACTCTCAACTCGCGCGCTTTTTACCGAGTCGTTTGGCCGACCGGTCTCGGAGCGTACATCCTGTACGCCCTCAACCTGCCACCAGCATCCCTGCTGGCGGCTCTAAAATGCATTCTTTAAACATGAAAAGACAAAAGACAAAAGATATTTTTGTCTTCTTATCTTTTAAATTGTTTAAGTCTTGGTAGAAAGAGCAGTAGAAACAGGATGTTTCTACGAGGGGAGGAGGCGCCAAGGATGGCGCATGCCGACCCGGCGCGGAGATGGCGTCACGGATAAAAAGCGCGAGGATTGAAGGGGCGCGCGCTGGCGCCCCTCATCGGACGCCTTCGACTTAGTTTATATGTGAATACCGTTGCCAAGAGGCGGTCGAAACCTTACATCGTGAGTTCATAGATATCCGGTGAATATGCTTCGCCTTACACACGACTTTCATTGGTAGGCGGTCGAAACCTTACACCACAAGTACATAAGCAGCATCAGCGCACGAAGCCATTAACCGTCAGTAAACTATCTTTCCCCCACCCATATCCTCATCTCCCCCTCACCACGATTTGCCCAGCTAAACCACGGGATAAAGGTCAGCTTCTGCTGCTCTTGTTTCTCCGGCGCAGAGTCGTAGCGATATAGCGGTTGATGCGCGGCATTGTCACTCACCACACGCGTTCCCATTGTCTGAATCAGCATCTTATGGGCAAAAATGCCTTGGCCTTTGAGTAGGGTAAATGTGCTATCGATGGGTAGGGAGAGATTATGTAATTCAGCGCCGTTGTCGGCTTGTTCCAAGCAGTAAACTAATGGGCCGCGCTGGATCGCCACTTTTCCCGCTACGTGACGCAGGAGCGGATTGCCATATACGCGGCGTACCGGCATCGGCAAGACCATCTCAATGTGATCGTTATTTTGCCATTCTCGCGTGATGTGCAGATAACCACGTTTGATCGTTCCGTCGCAGGGCGCGCCGTTCAATAAAACCTGTGGGGAAGCGCACCATTCAGGCAGCCGTAACGCTAAGGCTTGGCGAACAGGCTTTGCGGTGCTGATTTTCAGGCGGACACGTTCATCCCAAGGATAGTTGCCGGTTATCGATATTTTTAGCCCATTATCCAATGTGGTTTCATTGCCAACGTATAAATTGATATATAAAGCATCGTCGCGCTGGGTGTAAATATAATGGCCGATAGAGGTTAAAATGCGCGCAATATTAGGTGGGCAGCACGCGCAGCCAAACCAGCGCTGGCGGATTGGTTTGACGTGATCGTAGATGTGGTTAAACGGAATGCTTTTCGGATGAACTTCCAACGGATTGACGTAGAAAAAATGGCGTCCATCGAGTGCCATTCCGCCGAGCACGGTATTGTAAAGTGCGCGCTCCATGACGTCGGCGTATTGGCTATCGCCCTCCATTTGCAGCATGCGGTTGGCAAACATCATCAGACCAATCGACGCACAGCTTTCGGCGTATACCGTATCGTTAGGCAAATCGTAATCGGAACTAAAGGCTTCACCGCTGCTCTGCGAGCCAATGCCTCCGGTAATGTATAGCTGGCGTTGCACCATGTTGTTCCACAGGCGTAAGCAGATTTGGCGCTTTTCTTCGTCGTGATTTAAGCGGGCCAAATGCGCAACGCCAGCCAACAAATAGACAAAACGCACTGCGTGACCAATGGCGCTTTGCTGTAGCGCCAACGGCTGATGTGCTTGGCTGTAGGCCTTGTCTTTGACCATCCACGCAGGGCCATAGGTATTCCAATAAGAGGTTTTCCCGCGTTTTTCATACTCCTCGTCGTAATAGTGTGGTGGCTGAGCGCCGCGCTGTTCAACAAAATACTGAGTGAGTTTCATATAGCGCGGATTGCCAGTCACTTCGTATAAACGCATTAAGGCCAGCTCAATTTCAGGATGCCCAGGATAGCCATGCAGTTGGTTTTCATTGGGGCCAAATACGCTATCGATATGGTCAGCCAGTCGACAAACTACGTTGAGTAGGCGACGTTTGCCCGTGGCCTGAAACCACGCCACACCGGCTTCAATCATATGCCCTGCGCAGTAGAGTTCATGGCATTCGGCAAGGTTCGTCCAGCGTTCCTGTGGTGCTTTCACGGTGAAGTAAGTATTGAGATAACCATCTTCACACTGCGCGGCTTCAATCAGTTCAATAACATGCTCGGCGGTACGCTCCAGTTCGCGATCGGACTTTTGGCACAAAGACCACGCAACGGCCTCTAGCCATTTAGCGACGTCGCTGTCTTGGAAGACCATGCCGTAAAACTCACCTTTTTCTAGCCCAGCGGCGATGCGGAAATTTTCGATAGCGTGGCTGGGCTCTGCGTCGCTGATGCGGTCGTTGAGTGCATCCCATTGGTAAGGGATCACCACGTCGCGAACCAGCCGTTGATACTGGCCTAAAAAAGGATCGTTAACGTGCACATGGTTTAAATCCAGTTCTTGAGCCTGCGCTACGGCATTTGGCATGGTATCGGACTGAACGGTTTCTAACGTACTCATATTGCAGCTCCTAAAAAGACGGGAAATGAGGCCTAGCCTGCATGGCGAAGGTGTAGATCGTGAGCAATGCGGCTCATCATTGGGTTATTGAGGCGGCAAAAACGAATGGCGAAAGCCAGCGCTAAATGGAAAAAAGCGGGTAGCAGGGTTTCGAGAGAGGTAATGCCGTTTAACGAGGCAGGCGTTTGATTCTCCATTCCAGGCTGATAGGCCACCCAGATGAACACTAAACTTAAAACACCTGCGCTGGAGGCCCACGCAAGCTTGATAAAGAACAGATTGAAAGCGAAGTTCATGCCGGAAGAGCGAATACCATTTTTCCACTCACCGTAGTCATCGGCGAAAGCCATGATGGAGAAATGCAGCGGCAGGGTGAATCCGAGAATAATCCCGTTCCCGAGGATCACCGCAAGCCACAGCGTTTGGAAGTGCGGGCCGGTTGGGATAAACCACATAATGACGGCCAGTAGCGCGAGAATGAGGTCGGTGATGTAGTACAGGCGGACGGTGTCAAACTTGCGCGACAGCGGGCTAACAATAATTGCACCAAGTATGGAAGCAACGGTGACCATGGTGAAAAAGAGCGATGCAAAGCCGGTGCTGCCTTGCAATACGTAAGTGATGAAATACATATAGCCGCCGCCACGTAGGTTAAATACGTTGATCAGCAGGAATGACATCACAAGCACCAGCAGCATTTGATCGTTATGGCGTAGCCCAGAAAGATGCTCGCGTAGGGTAAATTTCCCCATCAATGCGAGTGGGATCCGCTCTCTTACCCAGAAGAAGCAACACAGGAACATGATGACGGCTACGGCACACAGTACGCCGACGCCCAACTGATAACCTGCCGCCTGATCGCCTTGCCCCAATACCTTAACCAGCCAAGGTAATCCAACCGAAACCAGAAAACCCGCGACGCCACACAAAACAAAGCGCCATGATTGGCAGGAAATGACTTCGCTGTGGCGGGTCGTCATGGTGTTTATCAGCGCACAATAGGGCACATTAATCGCGGTGTAGCTAATGGAGAGCAAAAAATAGGTAATGAATGCCCACAGTATTTTCATGTTCATACTGACGTCTGGCACCGTAAAGGTCAGGATGCCGACAATGCCGATGGGTAAAGCAATCCAGAGCTGCCACGGACGAAAACGCCCCCAGCGACTGTGGGTTCGATCGGCGAGAATCCCCATCAGCGGGTCTGAGATGGCGTCAATCACGCGTAGGGCAATGAATAACGTACCGACCAAAGCTGGCGTCAGGCCAAAAATATCGGTGTAGAAAAAGGTGAGGAAATTCATGATGAGGCAGGTAATGACGGTGCCACCGGCATCGCCTAAGCCGTAGCCAATTTTTTCTCGGATACTCAGCGATTCATTATTATTAGTGGTAAGGTCTGCTTGATTAATGGGCGTAGCGGTCATGTTGAATCCTCGCATATTGGCGACGTAATCATGCCGAAGTGAATATATCCGTCATACTTCAAGTTGCATTTTTTGTTGGCTACGTTCGTGCCCCCGAGTAATCACTTACCTGAGTAAGCATCATCGGGATGCGTTCACTTGAAACCTCAATGCAACTCGAATTATTTTGGCTATTAATTTATTTATTCACTTTAGGGAGTTTATTATTTTTTATGTTTGATTCTGGTGTCGACGTTATTAATCTGGCATAGAGCATAGGGAGCGACAAGGGGAGGGGAAAGTATAAAAAGATGACGATTCCGACTTAATCGGAAAAGTGTGAGGGTGATCGGTTCGTCTGTTTTTAAAACGTTAAGGTAATGTCTTTGTGGGCTAGAATAAGTCAAATCTATCCACAGGAAACCGCTAATGCTTGAGGTCACCGTTGATTTTCCACTTACCGTGCAAAATGGTGGATTGTTTATTTCACGCGGCGTAGGCGCCCATCCGGCAAGGACTCTGTCCTCATGGGAACTGATTCTTGTTGAAAGCGGAACGCTGGCTATCCGCGAAGGTGATGAGGATTTTTGTGTATCGGCGGGCGAAATTCTTCTGCTGAAACCCGGGTGCCATCATGTTGGATTGGAGACATTTCCGCTTAATCTAAAATTTTATTGGCTGCATTTTGATGTCAATTTATTAGATATTAACGAAACGGCTATAAAACATGGACGTAATAGCTCCACGGCGGCGCTGTTATCTATTCCTCAGCATTGTAAGGTTCACGAACCACAATATATTATTTCTTTATTTCGCCAATTTCTTAGTGAACAGGAAAATAGAAAACAATCCCCCGCATTAGCATTAATATTATTGCTTATGCTACAACAAATATCGGCTGGGCTGCCGGACGATGCCAATATCACCCACTCAGGGGTTGCCTTAGCGTATAAGGCGCGGCAGCTGATTAAAACACAGTATCATTTGCCGATGAGCACAGCATCGTTAGCCGAGCAGCTGTTTTGTAACCCAGACTATTTGGGGCGAGTATTCCGTAAAACGTTTGGCATGACCTTAACGGAAGCGATTCATCGCCAGCGTGTAAGCAGCGCAGAGAAGTTGTTGTTAAATGATATGTGTTCATTAACCGAAGTAGCCGATCGTAGCGGATTTCATGACGTGGGCTATTTTAGGCAGATCTTCCGTAAGCAGATTGGGCTCACGCCGGTGGCCTATAAGCGCCGCTACTGTAAGGAACATATCAATTCAGATTAGCGTGTGGTCTTAGCAGGGCGAAAACGGGGTAATTTGATGATCCTGCTCACAAAATCAGGAAAACAAATTGTTAATAAAGTGTGTGATGCTATTATCGAATTGTTGAATAACTTCGACATAGAGTTTCTCATGCATTTGCACCCGCTTGATTTGTTTGCTGATTTTTCGGTAAATGACGGCGGGTTTTCTTTTTGTTGCGAGGGCGTCTTGTCGCGAAGGTTTCTATCCCAGTCACCTTGTGGAAGGTGACTGGACAGATAACAAAAACTTACTCGTAACGGCGGTAGTACACTTCCAGCTTGTTTTGCAGTTTTCCCAGCACCGTGCTGAACACCAGATAAATCAGCGCTGCTTCTACGTACAAAATCAGCGGCTCGTAAGTGACAGACACAATGCGCTGTGCCGCCAAGAACATCTCAGGGACGGTGATAACCGCAGCCAATGACGTATCTTTGATAAGCGAAATGAATGAGTTAGACAGCGGTGGCAGTGATACGAATACCGACTGTGGCAAGATCACACGGCGCATGGCCTGTGAACTGCTCATACCGATAGAATAAGAGGCTTCCCACTGACCTTTAGGCACTGAGATAATCGCACCACGGATGATTTCAGAGGTATAGGCACCCACGCTGAGCGTGAAACCAATGAGCGCCGCCGGAAACGCATCGAGGGTGATCCCCGCACTCGGTAAACCATAAAAGATTAAGAACAACTGCACTAACAGCGGTGTGCCACGAATAACCCATACGTAGAAATCAAAAATCCACTTGACCGGTTTTGGCGCATAGAGGCGAACCAATGCAGTGATGAAGCCAAGGATAATCCCGCCAATAAAAGAGAGGATTGCTAAAGGCAGCGTGAATTGCAGTCCCGCAGACAGCAGACTCCAAAACGAATCAATCATCAGCTGTAGCCAGGCAAGGCCGTGAATATAGTCAGTCAGGCTGTGTAGCCAAGCCATATGCCGTACTCCTAATACAGTAAGTCTAAAAAATAGGTCTTGAAACGATATGTCTAAAAACAGTATGCCTAAACGCGATCGTCCTAAATACGATCCTCTTAAATACAACAGCCCGCCTCATGAAGTGATACCCAGTTAAGGATTCACAGAGGCAGGCTTGTCACTATTTTGGGGATAGTGTTAAAGACGATTACTGAGAAACGTCCTGACCGAAGTAGCGTACAGAAATCGTTTTATAAGTGCCATCAGCTTTCATTTCATCCAGCGCTTTATTGACCGCTTTCACTAATTCTGGCTGATCTTTGCGCAGCAGGATCGCTGAGTTCTCGGTATTTTCATCAGTAGCGACGATTTTAACTTTCGCGTCTGGCTTATGCTTTTTGAAATCCAAGAATGACAGGTTGTCGTTTAACGTTGCCGCAGCGCGACCGCTTAACACCAGATCCAAAGATTGGTTGAATCCATCGGTTGGCACTAAATCTGCGCCGTTTTTAGTCGCCAGTTTCGAATAGTTACTGGTCAGGCTTTGAGCCGCTTTCTGGCCTTTTAAATCAGCAAAGCTTTTGATGGTGGTGTTGTCATCACGGACAACCAGCACCGCTTTAGAACCGATATAGGGCTGAGAGAAATCAAACTTGGCTTTACGCTCGTCGGTAACGCCGACTTGGTTAATGACCGCGTCATAGCGCTTGGCGCTCAAGCCCGCAATCAAACCATCCCAACGGCCTTCGACAAATTCAGGTTTAACGCCCATTTTTTCGGCTACGGCGCGAGCGACATCCACGTCAAAACCAACCAGCTTGCCGCTTTTGTCATGGTAGGTATAAGGCGCGTAGGTGCCTTCTGTTCCGAATTTCATCACGCCGGCAGACTTAATTGCCGCCAGATCATCGGCTGCTTGAGCCAGTGCAGAGGTAGCAAATAATGAGGTTGCAAGCAGAGCCAAGGTCATTTTTTTCATAGATATCCCAATGTCTTACTTTAATTATTTGTTTAAAAAAAACGCAGGTAATTGCGCTCCGTTATTGATGATGAAGCTAAACCATTGTCTGCGGTTTGCTAAATCACATTCTGCGATTATCAATAACCAAATGGAATAAAGCCTAAAAATCACGCAGTGCTTATCAGTTTAGATTAACCACCAGCCAAGCGCCGCAGAGATAACGAGAGCAGGAATAGAAAAAAGATGAAACGTCAGCCAGATGCGTTTTTCATTGGCCATGCGTAAGGCAATCAGATTGGCCATGGATCCCAGCGCAAACCCAAAACCGCCGATATTTACGGCGTACGCTAGCGTGCTGGTGGCCGGAATAAAACCCAGCAGCAAAATGGTAGCCGGTACGTTGCTGATCACCTGAGAGAGCAGAATGCCGATCGTGTAGGTGCCAAACGTTGAAAGATGCTGCATGTTTTCAGTTAGCGGTAATAGCGCGGGTAACTGAGTTAGTAATTTCACATCGATAAACATCGCCATGAAAATGAAAATAAGCGCCCAATCGACCAACAAAATGACTTTGGGAGACAAACACAGTAAGGCGACCAGCACGATTAACAGCCCGAGGTAGGGCATGCCTAAATCAACGCTAACGAGAAACACCCCATAGAGCACCGCGCAGGCCAGCAATAGCCCGCGCTTGCGGGTGCTGTTTTCGCGATCGGCTGGAGGGCGAATGGTTTTATTCGGAAAGAATATCAGCGTGAACAGCAATAGAAGAAACAGCAGCACGCCAGACAAAGGTAACATTTGCCCAATAAAGGCGCTGAACGATAGGCCGCTATGATTCCACAATAATATATTTTGTGGATTGCCAATCGGCGTCAGCAAAGAACCCACGTTAACCGCTAATGCTTCAAAGATGATTAAACGGGAAACCGGTACGGCGCTGAGTTTTTTTAAGGTGATGGTAAGCGGAACCACGATAAAAAGAGCGACATCATTGGTAAGAAACGTGGAAAGTAGCGCAGAAGCCGCAACCATAAACAGCGCTAAGGTTCGCTCATTGCTGAGACGAGCCATCATTTTTCGCCCCAGCCAATCGAAATAGCCGCTCATCTCAACGCTTTTCGTCAGTAACAGTAGCCCGAGCAGGGTGGTAATCGTGGGCCAATCAATCCAGCGAGGATAATCACGCAGCGGGGAAGAGGTAAAACAGGCCAAAACTACGCCAGCAAGCAAAAGAAATTGCAGTAAACGATCGCGCAAAACAGCGCCGAAAACGTGACGTAACGAGGTTGGCATGATGCTGTTTCTCAGTGAATTCAGGCGCTTTGTTTATACATCACGTGCAGGGGCTGAATAGTAGACAGCTGAATGTCAGTCTGGAGCCGATAGTTGGTTGGCGTGATATCGAAATGCTTGCGGAACATGTAGGTGAAATGCGACTGCGAGGCAAAGCCGTAATAGACCGCGATATCGATAATCGACTCTTCGGTATGGCGTAAACGTTTTGCTGCGCCAGACAGTTTACGTTCGCGAATGTAGCGGCCTAAGGACATGCCGGTGGTTTCACGAAAAATTTTCTGCATATGCCACAGTGAATATCCAGAGTAGCGAGCTAGCTCATCCAGATAAATATCGCGGCCTAGATGTTGCTCTATCCACTCGCTTAGCGCACATACTAGGGCAATATTGCGTTCGTTCTGCGTCATTCGTTCTCCGGTAATCGTTCTCATTAGCAACATGCCGTCTACTACATATTACGACATCATGGCGTTTACCACTATACCTCTCGCCTTTGAAGTTACAGACCGGACTGAACCACCGGCAGTTTTCTTGATTTAGCCGGTGGAAAATAGCTTACGCAGGCGTTATTTCATTGGCGGTTCGTATGGCAGGGTATCAATACGTAGGGTGCGATAATAAGCCAGTCGTTCACGAAAATAGGCGCGCAGATGTTCA harbors:
- a CDS encoding MFS transporter: MTATPINQADLTTNNNESLSIREKIGYGLGDAGGTVITCLIMNFLTFFYTDIFGLTPALVGTLFIALRVIDAISDPLMGILADRTHSRWGRFRPWQLWIALPIGIVGILTFTVPDVSMNMKILWAFITYFLLSISYTAINVPYCALINTMTTRHSEVISCQSWRFVLCGVAGFLVSVGLPWLVKVLGQGDQAAGYQLGVGVLCAVAVIMFLCCFFWVRERIPLALMGKFTLREHLSGLRHNDQMLLVLVMSFLLINVFNLRGGGYMYFITYVLQGSTGFASLFFTMVTVASILGAIIVSPLSRKFDTVRLYYITDLILALLAVIMWFIPTGPHFQTLWLAVILGNGIILGFTLPLHFSIMAFADDYGEWKNGIRSSGMNFAFNLFFIKLAWASSAGVLSLVFIWVAYQPGMENQTPASLNGITSLETLLPAFFHLALAFAIRFCRLNNPMMSRIAHDLHLRHAG
- a CDS encoding DUF2766 family protein; translated protein: MSQMLTESEELASDLVACQLVIKQILDVIDVIAPTEVREKMASQLKSIDFDKASIDPVTKRGVQKAIALIELKFAQQEQAH
- a CDS encoding helix-turn-helix domain-containing protein, coding for MTQNERNIALVCALSEWIEQHLGRDIYLDELARYSGYSLWHMQKIFRETTGMSLGRYIRERKLSGAAKRLRHTEESIIDIAVYYGFASQSHFTYMFRKHFDITPTNYRLQTDIQLSTIQPLHVMYKQSA
- a CDS encoding SLC13 family permease — protein: MPTSLRHVFGAVLRDRLLQFLLLAGVVLACFTSSPLRDYPRWIDWPTITTLLGLLLLTKSVEMSGYFDWLGRKMMARLSNERTLALFMVAASALLSTFLTNDVALFIVVPLTITLKKLSAVPVSRLIIFEALAVNVGSLLTPIGNPQNILLWNHSGLSFSAFIGQMLPLSGVLLFLLLLFTLIFFPNKTIRPPADRENSTRKRGLLLACAVLYGVFLVSVDLGMPYLGLLIVLVALLCLSPKVILLVDWALIFIFMAMFIDVKLLTQLPALLPLTENMQHLSTFGTYTIGILLSQVISNVPATILLLGFIPATSTLAYAVNIGGFGFALGSMANLIALRMANEKRIWLTFHLFSIPALVISAALGWWLI
- a CDS encoding amino acid ABC transporter permease; the encoded protein is MAWLHSLTDYIHGLAWLQLMIDSFWSLLSAGLQFTLPLAILSFIGGIILGFITALVRLYAPKPVKWIFDFYVWVIRGTPLLVQLFLIFYGLPSAGITLDAFPAALIGFTLSVGAYTSEIIRGAIISVPKGQWEASYSIGMSSSQAMRRVILPQSVFVSLPPLSNSFISLIKDTSLAAVITVPEMFLAAQRIVSVTYEPLILYVEAALIYLVFSTVLGKLQNKLEVYYRRYE
- a CDS encoding L-threonylcarbamoyladenylate synthase translates to MSQLFYIHPDNPQPRLINQCVEVLRKGGVIVYPTDSGYALGCMLGEKNAMERICRIRQLDSNHNFTLVCRDLSEISTYAFVDNTAFRLIKNNTPGNYTFILKATKEVPRRLMSEKRKTIGLRVPSNPIALDLLAALGEPLMSTTLMLPGNDFAESDPEEIQDSLGKVVDLVIHGGFLGQQPTTVIDLTEDSPEVVRVGAGDPKPFM
- a CDS encoding glycoside hydrolase family 127 protein yields the protein MPNAVAQAQELDLNHVHVNDPFLGQYQRLVRDVVIPYQWDALNDRISDAEPSHAIENFRIAAGLEKGEFYGMVFQDSDVAKWLEAVAWSLCQKSDRELERTAEHVIELIEAAQCEDGYLNTYFTVKAPQERWTNLAECHELYCAGHMIEAGVAWFQATGKRRLLNVVCRLADHIDSVFGPNENQLHGYPGHPEIELALMRLYEVTGNPRYMKLTQYFVEQRGAQPPHYYDEEYEKRGKTSYWNTYGPAWMVKDKAYSQAHQPLALQQSAIGHAVRFVYLLAGVAHLARLNHDEEKRQICLRLWNNMVQRQLYITGGIGSQSSGEAFSSDYDLPNDTVYAESCASIGLMMFANRMLQMEGDSQYADVMERALYNTVLGGMALDGRHFFYVNPLEVHPKSIPFNHIYDHVKPIRQRWFGCACCPPNIARILTSIGHYIYTQRDDALYINLYVGNETTLDNGLKISITGNYPWDERVRLKISTAKPVRQALALRLPEWCASPQVLLNGAPCDGTIKRGYLHITREWQNNDHIEMVLPMPVRRVYGNPLLRHVAGKVAIQRGPLVYCLEQADNGAELHNLSLPIDSTFTLLKGQGIFAHKMLIQTMGTRVVSDNAAHQPLYRYDSAPEKQEQQKLTFIPWFSWANRGEGEMRIWVGER
- a CDS encoding AraC family transcriptional regulator, whose amino-acid sequence is MLEVTVDFPLTVQNGGLFISRGVGAHPARTLSSWELILVESGTLAIREGDEDFCVSAGEILLLKPGCHHVGLETFPLNLKFYWLHFDVNLLDINETAIKHGRNSSTAALLSIPQHCKVHEPQYIISLFRQFLSEQENRKQSPALALILLLMLQQISAGLPDDANITHSGVALAYKARQLIKTQYHLPMSTASLAEQLFCNPDYLGRVFRKTFGMTLTEAIHRQRVSSAEKLLLNDMCSLTEVADRSGFHDVGYFRQIFRKQIGLTPVAYKRRYCKEHINSD
- a CDS encoding amino acid ABC transporter substrate-binding protein, producing the protein MKKMTLALLATSLFATSALAQAADDLAAIKSAGVMKFGTEGTYAPYTYHDKSGKLVGFDVDVARAVAEKMGVKPEFVEGRWDGLIAGLSAKRYDAVINQVGVTDERKAKFDFSQPYIGSKAVLVVRDDNTTIKSFADLKGQKAAQSLTSNYSKLATKNGADLVPTDGFNQSLDLVLSGRAAATLNDNLSFLDFKKHKPDAKVKIVATDENTENSAILLRKDQPELVKAVNKALDEMKADGTYKTISVRYFGQDVSQ